In Chitinophagales bacterium, the following are encoded in one genomic region:
- a CDS encoding InlB B-repeat-containing protein, which produces MTKSGNTFAGWDSDNDGTANFTGSGSETFTISANTTLYAQWTPSGCTTQTINPIASSVTKTYGDVAYSVATTATSSLTVTYSSSNTSVATVDASGNVTIVGAGTATITAAQAGNSSYCAATSLTQALTVNKKNLTITGLTANDKLY; this is translated from the coding sequence ATGACAAAATCAGGCAATACTTTTGCCGGATGGGATAGCGACAATGACGGTACTGCAAATTTTACAGGTTCAGGTAGCGAAACATTTACTATATCTGCGAATACTACTTTATACGCCCAGTGGACGCCTAGTGGTTGCACTACACAAACTATAAATCCTATTGCATCATCCGTTACTAAAACGTATGGGGATGTTGCTTATAGCGTTGCTACTACTGCTACTTCTAGTTTAACAGTTACCTACTCCAGCAGCAATACAAGTGTGGCTACAGTAGATGCAAGTGGTAACGTAACAATAGTAGGTGCTGGTACTGCTACCATTACTGCGGCTCAAGCTGGTAATAGTTCATACTGTGCTGCAACATCGCTTACACAGGCATTAACTGTAAATAAAAAAAACTTAACAATTACTGGGCTTACTGCCAACGATAAACTATAT